One window from the genome of Poecilia reticulata strain Guanapo linkage group LG9, Guppy_female_1.0+MT, whole genome shotgun sequence encodes:
- the LOC103469784 gene encoding gamma-glutamyltransferase 5-like, which produces MAIFNRKVYAVIFCTLVVVVVVVVTVSVMIYRASLYKRPNCPEGTFEHAAVAADNVNCSKIATNILKKGGSAVDATIAALLCTSIMNPQSAGIGGGAIFTIMNSSGNVMIINSRETAPSSVDRTLLKSCPEKPSQANGSKWIGVPGEIRGYELAHKLYGKLNWTDLFNETIKLAREGFHIPPVLGSYIATINETKSLKKLYSDKNGNLLKTGDVIKFEKLADTLELIANKGADAFYTGRVAKDLVDISGGDLTVKDLESYNATVTEAWDVPVGKEYRMYMPPPPSGGPLLSFILNFMMTKMTDYENKPAPQSFEDKTMFYDYYIQALKRANKLKKCIRDPNFTPPEFLQKAEEMTDINSANNIQDNCTRTKNNITCHESVGTTHVSAVDKNGMFVAVTSSINAVFGSKVYSPNTGILLNNHLWDFCGRVNKSIEEISPGERPPSSMAPVVLKSNSKPESKMLAIGGSGGSMITTGIASALINDLWFRKSLKEAIDTRVVYVDCDNKVNLEPSFDNNVIKELEERGHELGNRFYNVVNAVEKKDGCISAVSDDRKLGEADGY; this is translated from the exons ATGGCGATATTTAATAGGAAGGTGTATGCTGTTATTTTTTGcacactggtggtggtggtggtggtggtggtaacTGTCAGTGTGATGATATACAGGGCCTCTTTGTATAAGAGGCCCAATTGCCCAGAAGGGACTTTCGAGCATGCTGCTGTAGCTGCGGACAACGTCAACTGCTCCAAGATAGCAAC CAACATTCTTAAAAAAGGCGGCTCAGCAGTAGATGCCACCATCGCTGCACTTCTGTGCACCAGCATCATGAACCCGCAGAGCGCGGGGATCGGAGGAGGGGCCATTTTCACCATAATGAACAGCTCTG gtaatgTGATGATTATCAACTCAAGGGAGACCGCACCGTCTAGTGTGGACCGTACTCTGCTGAAGTCCTGTCCGGAGAAACCTTCACAGGCTAATG GAAGCAAATGGATTGGAGTTCCAGGGGAAATTCGAGGCTACGAATTGGCTCACAAACTTTATGGAAAACTGAATTGGACAGATCTGTTCAATGAGACTATCAAGCTGGCCAGAGAGGGATTCCATATTCCTCCAGTTCTTGGCTCCTACATTGCAACAATTAATGAAACTAAATCCTTGAA GAAACTATATTCAGATAAAAATGGAAACCTGCTGAAGACTGGAGATGTGATTAAGTTTGAGAAACTGGCCGACACTTTGGAGCTGATTGCAAACAAAGGAGCTGACGCCTTCTACACCGGAAGGGTAGCAAAGGATTTAGTCGATATTTCAG GAGGAGATCTGACAGTGAAGGATTTAGAGTCATATAACGCCACAGTGACTGAGGCATGGGATGTCCCTGTGGGAAAGGAGTACCGCATGTATATGCCCCCACCCCCATCAGGAGGACCGCTCCTCAGCTTCATCCTCAACTTCATGATGACGAAAATGACAG attatgAAAACAAACCAGCCCCTCAGTCTTTTGAAGACAAGACTATGTTTTATGATTACTATATTCAAGCTCTTAAACGGGCCAATAAACTAAAGAAGTGCATTCGGGATCCAAACTTCACTCCACCTGAA tttttgcagaaggcagaggaaatgaCAGATATTAACTCTGCTAACAACATACAGGACAACTGTACACgcaccaaaaacaacatcaCCTGTCATGAGAGTGTGGGTACCACACACGTGTCTGCGGTGGACAAAAATGGAATGTTTGTTGCCGTCACCAGCAGCATCAATGCCGT ATTTGGCTCCAAAGTCTACTCTCCAAACACAGGAATCCTCCTCAACAACCATCTGTGGGACTTTTGTGGGAGGGTCAATAAAAGCATTGAGGAAATCTCTCCAG GGGAGCGGCCCCCCTCCTCTATGGCCCCTGTTGTGCTGAAGTCTAATTCTAAACCTGAGTCAAAGATGCTGGCGATTGGTGGGAGTGGTGGGAGCATGATTACGACAGGGATAGCCTCT gCTCTCATCAACGATCTTTGGTTTAGGAAGAGCCTCAAGGAGGCGATTGATACTCGTGTTGTCTATGTTGACTGTGACAACAAAGTGAATTTAGAACCCAGCTTTGACAAT AATGTAATTAAAGAACTTGAGGAACGTGGACATGAACTAGGAAACAGATTCTACAATGTGGTTAACGCTGTGGAGAAAAAAGACGGCTGCATCAGTGCTGTGTCTGACGACAGGAAGCTGGGTGAAGCAGATGGTTATTGA